Proteins from one Fibrobacter sp. UBA4297 genomic window:
- a CDS encoding ABC transporter permease has protein sequence KKAKKIKAKKGKVAKAAPAVEKVPVMEKVQAERIDTVMVDQPVMKTDPKLASAVSQFFSYIGKVFHGDLGLSYQNNEPVTNVIKKSLPWTLAIQAPTILLGWIVGNLLGAFAAYKRGIFDKVFFPCAMFLNGVPFFVFGMLLVALFSITLGWFPAMGAYSPDIPELTFSWACIKSVSWYYVLPFFSVFPILLSGQATGMRSMSIYELGTDYMKYAKWLGLREGKIISYVFRNAMLPQLTGLAQSLGAMVGGALITEMIFSYPGLGMAMLNAIQKNDYATIQGCTLMISTCVLVANFAVDVLIAVFDPRVKAGLQMGGK, from the coding sequence CTAAGAAGGCTAAGAAAATCAAGGCTAAGAAGGGCAAGGTCGCCAAGGCTGCTCCGGCAGTCGAAAAGGTCCCGGTCATGGAAAAGGTCCAGGCTGAACGCATCGATACCGTCATGGTCGATCAGCCGGTCATGAAGACTGATCCGAAGCTTGCTTCTGCAGTTTCTCAGTTCTTTAGCTACATCGGCAAGGTGTTCCATGGTGATCTCGGTCTCTCTTACCAGAACAACGAACCGGTGACGAACGTTATCAAGAAGTCCCTCCCGTGGACTCTCGCTATCCAGGCTCCGACGATTCTTCTCGGCTGGATTGTGGGTAACCTTCTTGGTGCCTTCGCTGCTTACAAGCGCGGCATTTTTGACAAGGTATTCTTCCCGTGCGCCATGTTCTTAAACGGTGTGCCGTTCTTCGTGTTCGGTATGCTCTTGGTGGCCCTCTTCTCCATCACGCTCGGCTGGTTCCCGGCTATGGGCGCTTACAGCCCGGACATTCCGGAACTCACGTTCAGCTGGGCTTGCATCAAGAGCGTCAGCTGGTACTACGTGCTCCCGTTCTTCTCTGTGTTCCCGATTCTTCTTTCTGGTCAGGCAACGGGTATGCGTTCCATGTCCATTTACGAACTCGGTACAGACTACATGAAGTATGCTAAGTGGCTTGGCCTGCGCGAAGGCAAGATTATTAGCTATGTGTTCCGCAACGCTATGCTCCCGCAGCTCACTGGTCTTGCCCAGAGCCTCGGTGCCATGGTGGGTGGCGCTCTCATTACCGAAATGATCTTCTCTTATCCGGGTCTCGGTATGGCAATGCTCAATGCCATTCAGAAGAACGACTACGCAACGATTCAGGGTTGCACCTTGATGATTTCGACTTGCGTTCTCGTTGCAAACTTTGCAGTTGACGTTTTGATCGCAGTCTTTGACCCGCGTGTCAAGGCCGGTCTCCAGATGGGAGGTAAGTAA
- a CDS encoding ABC transporter permease yields MGKLLRNLLKSPMFVIGVSIFVLTLLIAIFGPLFYNVDTHARDIVAGPYAGSSSAHWLGTDHLGRDYVSLLIAGLRSSLYVGFVAGIIATTIGVLIGLFGGFRGGWIDEVLNMLTNIFIVIPQFVILVLISSAVKDGRSLTLIGLIIGLTAWSWSARAVRAQASSLRSRDHIALARLNGASTLTIVIKHVLPYLLSYVFMVFIMQVSSGILSEASISMIGLGPVDSTSLGIILNQAKDNGALSDSIWIAFIPATIVVTLTVFALYLINTSMEGVFNPRLRK; encoded by the coding sequence ATGGGTAAGCTTTTAAGAAACCTTCTCAAGTCCCCGATGTTCGTGATTGGCGTGTCCATCTTCGTGCTCACGCTCCTCATCGCCATCTTTGGACCTCTTTTCTACAACGTAGACACTCACGCTCGTGACATCGTCGCTGGCCCGTATGCAGGTTCTAGCTCTGCTCACTGGCTTGGCACGGACCACCTTGGCCGTGACTACGTGTCCCTCTTGATTGCAGGCCTTCGCAGCTCCCTTTATGTGGGCTTCGTTGCTGGTATCATTGCAACGACGATTGGTGTGCTTATCGGTTTGTTCGGCGGTTTCCGCGGTGGCTGGATTGATGAAGTATTGAACATGCTCACCAACATCTTCATCGTTATCCCGCAGTTCGTGATTCTCGTTCTTATCAGCTCCGCTGTTAAGGATGGCCGTTCCCTCACCTTGATTGGTCTCATCATCGGTCTTACCGCTTGGAGCTGGTCTGCCCGTGCCGTTCGTGCTCAGGCTTCTTCTCTCCGTAGCCGCGACCACATCGCCCTTGCCCGCCTCAACGGTGCATCGACGCTCACGATTGTGATCAAGCATGTGCTTCCGTACTTGCTCTCGTACGTGTTCATGGTGTTCATCATGCAGGTGTCTTCCGGTATTCTTTCCGAAGCTTCCATCTCCATGATCGGTCTTGGCCCTGTCGATTCCACCAGCCTCGGTATCATCTTGAACCAGGCTAAGGATAACGGTGCTCTCTCCGACTCCATCTGGATTGCATTCATCCCGGCAACGATCGTCGTTACCCTCACGGTGTTTGCTCTCTACCTGATCAACACTTCCATGGAAGGCGTCTTCAACCCGCGCCTGCGCAAGTAA
- a CDS encoding ABC transporter ATP-binding protein — translation MSENVFEVDHLGLYYLGRFGDKTHAVTDVSFSMKQGEILGIAGESGCGKSTLVSGLMGMCIPPLYPETGDVRVKNGDKMESLMNRSVEDVRANVLAQQVSMIPQGAFNALNPVRKIKDIAADVLKAHLKPGEKLDSKQIYDRVYAHFDRIGMDTKRVLNSFPINLTAGERQRCVIAISTILLPKMVIADEPTSALDVSTQKEVIKMIFDLLDKGIFQSMIFITHELPLLYHVADNIAIMYAGEIVEKGTAEQVVKDPRHPYTQALMGAMLSTEASQRGRHPVAIEGAPPSLKNKIVGCRFAPRCSKACPDCKKNTQNLRIVGDRDVRCDYAK, via the coding sequence ATGTCTGAAAATGTTTTTGAAGTTGACCACTTGGGTCTTTATTACCTCGGCCGTTTTGGAGACAAGACTCACGCTGTTACAGACGTGTCCTTCTCCATGAAGCAGGGGGAAATTCTCGGTATCGCCGGTGAATCGGGTTGCGGTAAGTCCACGCTCGTTTCTGGCCTTATGGGTATGTGCATTCCGCCGCTTTACCCGGAAACGGGTGACGTTCGCGTGAAGAACGGCGACAAGATGGAATCCCTCATGAACCGCAGCGTCGAAGATGTTCGTGCGAATGTCCTCGCTCAGCAGGTTTCCATGATTCCGCAGGGCGCATTCAACGCTCTGAACCCGGTCCGCAAGATTAAGGATATCGCAGCAGACGTGCTCAAGGCTCACTTGAAGCCGGGCGAGAAGCTCGATTCCAAGCAGATCTACGATCGCGTTTACGCCCACTTCGACCGTATCGGCATGGATACGAAGCGCGTGCTCAATTCCTTCCCGATCAACCTCACTGCAGGTGAACGCCAGCGTTGCGTGATTGCAATTTCCACGATTCTTCTCCCGAAGATGGTGATTGCTGACGAACCGACTTCTGCTTTGGACGTCTCCACGCAGAAGGAAGTGATCAAGATGATTTTCGACTTGCTCGACAAGGGCATCTTCCAGTCGATGATCTTCATTACCCACGAACTTCCGCTCCTCTACCACGTGGCCGATAACATCGCTATCATGTACGCAGGCGAAATCGTGGAAAAGGGTACTGCAGAACAGGTCGTCAAGGATCCGCGTCATCCGTATACGCAGGCCTTGATGGGCGCTATGCTCAGTACCGAGGCCAGCCAGCGTGGCCGTCATCCGGTGGCTATCGAAGGTGCTCCTCCTAGCCTCAAGAACAAGATTGTGGGCTGCCGCTTCGCTCCGCGTTGCAGCAAGGCATGCCCGGACTGCAAGAAGAATACCCAGAATCTCCGCATTGTCGGCGATCGTGACGTGAGGTGCGATTATGCAAAGTGA
- a CDS encoding ABC transporter ATP-binding protein, whose product MQSDKPIVFSAKRISKDFGAGKSLKTAVKDVSFDIYDEEFISIVGGSGCGKSVLAKIMLGLYQPTRGQFLYRDKPIKNLKDHWNEVQSVFQDPFGCFNQFFTIRSQLEDALNILKDKPSKEEVRRRVDEGLKAVNVAPADIEGKYPFELSGGQMQRMLLARIFALRPKVLIADEATSMVDACVRANILDYLRKLKDELKMTVVFVTHDIGLANYVSDRIFIMHDGKIVNQGTPAEVLDNTNEPHTLRLLDDIPEVHKTEWIKNSHRSKK is encoded by the coding sequence ATGCAAAGTGATAAGCCCATTGTTTTTTCTGCCAAGCGCATCAGCAAGGATTTCGGTGCCGGCAAGAGCTTGAAGACTGCTGTTAAGGATGTTTCCTTTGACATCTATGACGAAGAATTCATCTCCATCGTGGGTGGTTCTGGTTGCGGTAAGTCCGTGCTTGCTAAGATTATGCTCGGCCTTTACCAGCCGACTCGCGGTCAGTTCCTCTATCGCGACAAGCCAATCAAGAACCTGAAAGACCACTGGAACGAAGTACAGTCCGTTTTCCAGGATCCGTTTGGTTGCTTCAACCAGTTCTTCACAATCAGAAGCCAGCTCGAAGACGCTCTCAACATCTTGAAGGATAAGCCCTCCAAGGAAGAAGTCCGTCGCCGCGTTGACGAAGGTCTCAAGGCTGTGAACGTCGCTCCGGCAGATATCGAAGGCAAGTACCCGTTCGAACTCTCCGGTGGTCAGATGCAGCGTATGCTTCTCGCTCGTATCTTCGCGCTCCGTCCGAAGGTTTTGATTGCTGACGAAGCTACCTCCATGGTGGACGCCTGCGTGCGTGCAAACATCCTCGATTACCTCCGCAAGTTGAAAGACGAACTGAAGATGACCGTGGTGTTCGTGACCCACGATATCGGCCTTGCAAACTACGTTTCTGACCGTATCTTCATCATGCACGACGGTAAGATTGTGAACCAGGGTACTCCTGCTGAAGTGCTCGACAACACAAACGAACCGCATACGCTCCGCTTGCTCGATGATATCCCGGAAGTCCACAAGACTGAATGGATCAAGAACAGCCATCGCAGCAAAAAGTAA
- a CDS encoding FISUMP domain-containing protein — protein sequence MNNFTKAAACLTASALLSLTFTACTDSSSANDELFANISSSSDEIENPEDSSSSETGKTKDSESSSEKSNSPKSSSSQKQVSESSSSDSLPQSSSATESSSSQIPESSSSESIKAPSGSFTDARDGKTYKLAKIGPQTWMAENLSYGDSSLYTFENAQDVCPEGFHLPSLKELEALVNFAGGAEVAAQKLKSTTGWPNDEQGNWNGTDDYGFNAKPVLTGDGTGTDENFWSSTRNSRDYKTGDFLKLNPHPSSNKKTNNSGYFCNSKVNDPSKLACFSNAEPGTKLSIRCLSNIEDCGGKTIDNTKQFCQGDIAYDFCRGRSYDGTKYECKDNTLYEKSSGKVFKYSWFLLNPEKTYGTIQDERDGQYYKTIDIDGVVWFAENLNYASEGSVCPANDEKYCDIYGRMYTVVQALNGDTIDFNKKQGLCPKGTHLPLSTEYRLLWEKYKFNELFTAYTAYFENDDFYDDFKKLNNASGLGMLENGAYDSKSQTWININRLTRNIGSDFDHYHYYRWSGNGIDEYYPGPARNDVDYGAIRCVVD from the coding sequence ATGAATAATTTTACAAAGGCCGCCGCTTGCCTAACAGCCTCTGCGCTATTATCCCTAACATTTACAGCTTGTACAGATTCTTCATCTGCAAACGATGAACTTTTTGCCAATATTTCATCTAGCTCTGATGAAATCGAAAACCCGGAAGATTCTTCTTCCTCTGAAACAGGGAAAACAAAGGATTCCGAATCTTCTTCGGAAAAAAGTAACTCCCCAAAATCCTCATCATCACAAAAGCAAGTTTCAGAATCTTCATCAAGCGATTCCCTGCCGCAATCTAGCAGCGCCACAGAATCTTCCTCGTCCCAAATTCCAGAATCCTCTTCGAGCGAAAGCATCAAGGCGCCTAGCGGTTCATTTACGGACGCCCGCGATGGCAAAACATACAAGCTCGCCAAAATCGGACCCCAGACATGGATGGCCGAGAACTTGAGCTACGGCGATTCCAGCCTTTACACCTTCGAAAACGCACAAGACGTATGCCCGGAAGGGTTCCACCTTCCCTCGCTTAAAGAACTTGAAGCACTTGTCAATTTTGCAGGCGGTGCCGAAGTCGCCGCACAAAAGCTAAAAAGCACAACCGGCTGGCCTAACGACGAACAGGGAAACTGGAATGGAACAGACGACTACGGCTTTAACGCAAAGCCAGTCCTTACCGGAGACGGCACGGGCACTGACGAAAACTTTTGGAGTTCCACAAGAAATTCTAGAGATTACAAAACGGGAGACTTTCTAAAACTCAATCCCCACCCGTCATCTAACAAGAAAACAAACAACTCGGGATATTTCTGCAACAGCAAAGTAAACGACCCTTCAAAGCTCGCCTGCTTTTCTAATGCAGAACCAGGCACCAAGCTTTCGATCCGCTGCCTGAGCAATATCGAAGATTGCGGCGGAAAAACGATTGACAACACAAAGCAGTTCTGCCAAGGCGACATTGCCTACGATTTCTGCCGCGGCCGCTCTTACGACGGCACAAAGTACGAATGCAAGGACAATACGCTCTACGAAAAATCAAGCGGAAAAGTCTTTAAATATTCGTGGTTCCTGCTCAATCCAGAAAAAACGTATGGAACAATCCAGGACGAAAGAGACGGGCAATACTACAAGACCATCGATATCGATGGAGTCGTCTGGTTTGCAGAAAACCTGAACTACGCCAGCGAAGGCTCTGTCTGCCCCGCCAATGACGAAAAATACTGCGACATTTACGGAAGAATGTACACGGTAGTACAAGCCCTGAACGGAGACACCATCGACTTCAACAAAAAGCAGGGTCTGTGCCCCAAGGGAACGCATCTGCCACTTTCAACGGAATACAGATTGCTGTGGGAAAAATACAAGTTCAATGAGCTGTTCACGGCTTATACCGCCTACTTCGAAAACGATGATTTCTACGACGACTTCAAAAAGCTGAACAACGCAAGCGGTCTTGGAATGCTCGAAAATGGCGCTTACGACTCCAAGAGTCAAACATGGATCAACATCAACAGACTAACCCGAAACATCGGTTCTGACTTTGACCACTACCATTATTACCGCTGGTCCGGTAATGGAATCGATGAATATTATCCCGGTCCGGCTCGCAATGACGTCGATTACGGGGCAATCCGCTGTGTCGTAGACTAA
- a CDS encoding DUF4832 domain-containing protein: MATLSLAFLPSSVFAAGLVKQNIDTTDAMRTLANYDRGFYTPQVLHIKPSGSKPIEKPYSKLLHLRAEISEFSSRAWLGIDTTGGKKDTTWGKSQDLTEDALNVLQTTFDNIRANKGFVIVRICYDPWYNGRSNVTPEHKWVLRHVEQLAPVLSKNTDVIVALEMGMHGAYGEMHSDTSITYDRVAEATNLMLRNTPPELKILTRTGNYSAKVLGFDNWGVDFNIEGEKFAEIAKAKGDTMYRVGMFNDGYLGTQYDYGTWGADCKTSICREEGVAWLEKYGINTPYGGEALTTANGYQVINTPEFLAYEGFRTHTSYLNIQWNNNLINSWKKTLFKQKDFDYDPARVDSLTGFKYINDHLGYRFVLRESWLSDTVGADHMLHAKFRVQNVGFGNLTWKAPVKLAILEDLEGSDLDMCLDMDYVDLPDVDFRDVHSRTISVAGGDTVMTFDGNNEIEVAAKLNLSGKGRFMVFLKVGDIEFANDWSGGKGTCGLEQPAAYLGKFYFDENVQSIAPRIRRSSVQKSQMPYVLRTRNNVIIRDGDRSYKPNGTKQ; this comes from the coding sequence TTGGCGACCCTGTCGCTTGCGTTTTTGCCGTCGTCGGTTTTTGCAGCGGGTCTTGTGAAGCAAAATATTGATACGACCGATGCCATGCGTACACTCGCTAATTACGATCGCGGATTCTACACGCCGCAGGTGTTGCATATAAAGCCATCGGGCTCTAAGCCGATTGAAAAGCCGTACAGTAAGCTTTTGCACTTGCGTGCCGAAATTTCGGAATTCAGCAGTCGAGCTTGGCTCGGGATTGATACGACTGGCGGCAAGAAGGATACGACTTGGGGAAAGAGCCAAGATTTGACCGAAGATGCTCTGAACGTATTGCAGACGACGTTTGACAATATCCGCGCGAACAAGGGCTTTGTGATTGTGCGTATCTGTTATGACCCGTGGTACAATGGTCGCAGCAATGTGACTCCGGAGCACAAGTGGGTATTACGCCATGTGGAACAGCTCGCTCCAGTGCTTTCGAAAAATACCGATGTGATTGTCGCGCTTGAAATGGGTATGCACGGCGCCTATGGCGAAATGCATTCCGACACGAGCATTACTTATGACCGCGTTGCCGAAGCGACGAACCTGATGCTACGCAATACGCCTCCCGAGCTCAAAATTTTAACGCGAACGGGCAACTATTCAGCGAAGGTACTCGGCTTTGATAACTGGGGCGTGGATTTTAATATTGAAGGTGAAAAGTTCGCAGAAATTGCAAAGGCCAAGGGCGACACCATGTATCGCGTCGGGATGTTCAACGACGGCTACTTGGGAACGCAATATGATTACGGCACGTGGGGCGCGGACTGCAAAACGTCCATTTGCCGTGAAGAAGGTGTTGCCTGGCTCGAAAAGTACGGCATCAACACGCCATACGGCGGCGAAGCGCTTACAACGGCGAATGGCTACCAGGTCATCAATACGCCGGAATTCCTCGCGTACGAGGGCTTCCGCACGCACACGAGCTATTTGAATATCCAGTGGAACAACAACCTGATTAATAGCTGGAAAAAGACGCTGTTCAAGCAGAAAGACTTCGATTATGATCCGGCGCGAGTCGATTCGCTGACGGGCTTCAAGTATATCAATGACCACTTGGGCTACCGCTTTGTGCTGCGAGAATCGTGGTTAAGCGATACGGTGGGGGCTGACCATATGCTCCATGCGAAATTCCGCGTGCAGAATGTGGGCTTTGGCAACCTCACTTGGAAGGCTCCGGTAAAACTTGCCATTTTGGAAGACCTGGAAGGTAGCGATTTGGATATGTGCCTTGACATGGATTATGTGGACTTGCCCGATGTTGATTTTAGAGATGTCCATAGCCGCACCATCTCGGTCGCAGGCGGTGATACTGTGATGACGTTTGACGGAAACAACGAAATTGAAGTTGCGGCCAAGTTGAATCTGTCTGGCAAGGGGCGTTTTATGGTGTTTCTGAAGGTTGGCGACATTGAGTTTGCCAATGATTGGTCGGGAGGAAAGGGTACTTGTGGCCTAGAACAGCCTGCCGCTTATTTAGGCAAGTTCTATTTTGATGAGAATGTTCAGTCCATTGCGCCGCGCATTCGTCGTAGCTCTGTGCAAAAGTCCCAAATGCCTTACGTTCTGCGTACACGCAATAACGTGATTATCCGCGATGGCGACCGCTCTTACAAGCCGAACGGCACGAAACAGTAG